In Candidatus Nomurabacteria bacterium, the DNA window GGACTATATCTACTCAACGGTTATATTGGAATTATTGCAATCATACTCGCATTTCTAGCTTTTGTTCTAGGAGTGTTTTTTGTGCTTATAAGAATGTTTATGTACCAGTTTGTGGTAGTCGATAGAAAAACTACTCCAAAAGAAACTGTAAAGTTTTGTTGGAACATGACGAGAGGCAAAGAGTGGGAACTTATACTATATTTTGTTCTTGTTGGATTACTGAACTTTGCTGGCGCAATACTCTTTGGAATTGGCCTTATAATTACGATTCCTATGACCATGCTTGCAACTGGTATCTTGTTTAGAAAAATGACAGGCGATAACCAAAGTGTTGAAGTAGAAGAAACTCCGTCAGAAAATATGGGTGAGAGTACAGTGGTAAACGCCGAAGTTGTAGAAAATACTGAAGAGGGGCAATAATTTATTATTTTGCCGCTCTACTGTATACTACCCTCATGTCCAAAGAACTATTCCAGGAAAAATACAAACTCCTAAACAAAGAGCAAAAAACCGCCGTCGACTCTATCGAGGGGCCGGTTATGGTTATAGCTGGGCCTGGAACAGGTAAAACAGAGGTTCTTTCGCTTAGAATAGCCAACATACTGAATACCGTAGATATTGGAGCTTCTGGGGTTCTTTGCCTTACATTTACACGATCCGGAGTTATTTCTATGAAAAAGAGGCTTCAGAGCTATATAGGATCTGAAGCAAACAAGGTAAAAATATCTACATTTCATAGTTTCTCAAAAGAGATTTTGGATAAGTATTTTCTTGTTTTAGGTTTTACTAGAGCTCCTGAAATAATAGAGGACAGAGAAGTTGGTTTTATATTTTCTGATATTTTGGATTCAAAAGACTGGAAACATCTAAAACCAAGACATGATTCTGCCAAGTATTTTTCTGACATAAGGAGTTTGATATCACTTCTAAAACGAGAGGGCTATACACCAGAGATGTTTCAGAGTGAGATTTCAAAAGAAATAGATTTTATAAAGTCTGATCCTGAAAATATATCTTCTCGAGGTCCAACAAAAGGAAGTCTCAAAAAAGATGCACAAGGCAAAATAGAGTCTCTGGAGAGAACAATGGAAGTTGTCGATTTCTATGAACTGTATGAGAAAGAAAAAGAAATGAGAGCTCTTGTTGATTATGATGACTTGCTCAAATATGCACTTGAAATAGTTAGGGAGTCAGATGATGCGAGAAGTGACATAAGAGAAGATTATCAGTATATATTGGTTGATGAGCACCAAGATTCATCAAATATTCAAAACGAGTTTTTGCAAGCCGTTTGGTCTGATACAGAGTCTCCAAATATTTTTGTTGTGGGAGACGATAGGCAGCTTATATATGGTTTTGGTGGAGCATCACTTTCTTATTTTGAGAATTTCAAAACCAGTTTTGGAAAGGCAAAACTCATAACTCTTCTCGAGAATTATCGTTCTACTGGTACCATACTAAAGCTTGCTGATAACCTACTTTCTAGTTCTCTCGCAGAGGGTTCTCTCAGGAGTAATCTCAAAGAGTCACACGATGTAAGTCTTCTCGAATATACATATCCTAGAGACGAAATAATTGCCGCGGGACTATATTTTCAAGAAAAAATAAAGAACGGTAGAGATCCGAGAGAGTGCGCTCTCCTTTTACCTAAAAACCACAACGTAAAAACTGCTATAGGAACACTAAGGTCTATGGGTCTTCCGGTTTCTGGTGGGGGAAATGAGTCACTTTTTTCTTCCTCAAAGTTTCGAGAACTAAAAACAGTTCTTTCTGTCGTTTCAGATCCAAACAATCATGTGTCTTTGTCTAGGTCTGTTCTTTCAAGTATTTCTTCTATCGATAGAATGCAAGCGTTTGAATTCCTGAAGAAGTTCAAAGGGAAAGATTTTAGCGTGTCTGACCTTACTGGTTCTTCCAAGGAAGACGGACTTTTTGCTGGTCAAAATCAAGTCGCGTTGTTTGGAGAAAAACTAAAAGACTACATAGAAAAATCATCTCAAAAAAACCTTGTTCAACTGATAAGTTATATAGGAGAAGATTTGTTAGTCAAAAAATCTAATGGTCAAGGAGATCTGTATCAAAACGTAGAGATACTGCGAACACTGATTCACCTAGGAGAGATAAGAATGCAGAAAAATGAAAACGAGACATTAGAGGAGTTTGTAGATTATCTTTCTAAAATAGAGTCTTATGGAATGGATATACCTATCGCAACACTCCTATCTAGTGGTGGTATTTCGGTTATGACACTACACAGGTCAAAAGGATTAGAGTTTGAAGATGTATGGATAGCGCACATGGACGATAGATCAGTCATGTCTAGTAAAAAAGAGGCGTTTAGTTTACCACTTTCTATAAAAGAAAAAATAGAAAGAAAAGACAAAGATACAGCCAAAAGAGAAATATATGTAGCTATAACTAGAGCCAAGAAACACTGCACGCTCTCTTATCCAAGGCACGACATAAGAGGCGGAGACTTGGAACTGTCGGAGGTTATAAGAGAGATAGAGGATGGTCACTTTGTTATGAAAAGCGCCGAAGAAACAGAAAAAGAAATCCTGAAAGCGGGTCCAGATATATATATAAAAGATAACGAAATTCTCGAAGATAAAAATGAGAAAGAAGAACTGACTTCTTTTGTCAAAGATCAATATGACAACATAAATGTCACTGTTTCTATGCTAAATAACTTTTTTGAATGTCCTTGGAAATGGTACTTTAGAAATTTCTTGAAACTTCCAGAAGAAAAAAACGAGTCACTTGTTTTTGGTTCGGCAGTACACGCGGGTATAGAAGAAGTTATAAAAAATCCTAAATCAAAAAATGAAGATATAGAAAAAGTTATAAATGAATCGATTAGAAAAGAGTTTTTCAAAGAAGATAAAAGACTTTCAAAAGAAGCACTTGAAGTCGTAAAAAACTGGAAAGAAAAATCGCTTCCTGACTTGTCTAGTGATAGACAAAGTGAAAGAAGTGTTTCTTTTTCGGATAAAGATTTTTCTGGCCTCAATATGTATGGAAAACTAGACTTAACAGAGAGGTTTTCAGACGGATCGATTTTTGTCACAGATTTCAAAACGGGTAAGCCAAAGCCAGCGTCACAAATAGAAAAAATGGATGACGAAAATAGACTATCTGACTACATGAGACAACTTGCTATGTATTCTTATCTAATAGAAGGAAGCGAAAAGAAAGAAGTGGCACTCTCTAAACTTTATTTTCTAGAGGCACAAGACGGAGACAAAAATATGATTTACCAAAAACACATAGGGCAAGAAGAGTTGGATTTACTTAAAAGAGATATCAAGGATTACCGAGATTTGTTGGAGTCTAGATCTTGGACTGACAGGAAGTGTAATAATACTGGGTTTGGAAGAGGTGATTGTGAATACTGCTCTCTCGCAAAAGAGATATACAAAAAAAGTTTCTAAAAATAAAAAACGGGCTAAGTTAATAGCCCTTTTTTCTTGCTTTGTTTTTTAGATCAAAACCTATCAAGAATGCCCCCACCATAAATAGAAGTATGAATACTGATCCCGACACAAGGCCAATCAAAAGCTTGTTTTGTTCAGTTAGCCAATTGATATAGCTTACTGCCCAAGATTTATTGATTGTTGCTATCGGATTCCAAGGGGCATTTTGAATGATCACAAGTGATGCAAGGAAAAAGCTTATAATTCCCAGCATAAAACGAAATATTCTTTTCATAACTTGTTCGTTTTTTGTCATTTTAACAATATTGGCACTATTGTCAAACAAAGTGTTATTATTGTTTTTATGAATCCCATTAAAAGTAAAAAACCGTTGCGAGCCCTCACGACTTTTAACGGGACAAGAACATTTTCCGAAAAAGTCGTAGAAGTTGCGCTTTCTATACCAAAAGGCAGAGTTACAACTTATGGTAGGATTGCTCGAGCTTGCGGTGCTGGTCCTATGGCAAGTCAAAGTATAACTTCTATACTTTCAAAAGCTTGGAATAATGGCGAGCACAGAATACCTTGGCACCGTATCGTATATGCAAGCGGTAAAGTTTGGCTTGATGACTCGCACAAGAAAGAAAGAATGGCACTTTATAAAAAAGAAGGAATAGATATTGATACCAAGACCGGAAAAATAAAAAACTTTGAAGATATACTTCTTGAATTCAAATAAAAACTCTCCGATGCCGGAGAGTTTTTATTTTATGGATCTAATCTGCTTGGCAGTTCGTCTACATTTACTTTTCTTGGGCCGTTATCAAGCCAGCCGATATATATGCCAAGAATTATAAGAACAATTATTGAAGATATTAATTTCCAATGTTTTTTCATTTTTTATAGTGTTTGTTTTAAGAACCTCTTGACCTTG includes these proteins:
- a CDS encoding MGMT family protein encodes the protein MNPIKSKKPLRALTTFNGTRTFSEKVVEVALSIPKGRVTTYGRIARACGAGPMASQSITSILSKAWNNGEHRIPWHRIVYASGKVWLDDSHKKERMALYKKEGIDIDTKTGKIKNFEDILLEFK
- a CDS encoding ATP-dependent helicase; translated protein: MSKELFQEKYKLLNKEQKTAVDSIEGPVMVIAGPGTGKTEVLSLRIANILNTVDIGASGVLCLTFTRSGVISMKKRLQSYIGSEANKVKISTFHSFSKEILDKYFLVLGFTRAPEIIEDREVGFIFSDILDSKDWKHLKPRHDSAKYFSDIRSLISLLKREGYTPEMFQSEISKEIDFIKSDPENISSRGPTKGSLKKDAQGKIESLERTMEVVDFYELYEKEKEMRALVDYDDLLKYALEIVRESDDARSDIREDYQYILVDEHQDSSNIQNEFLQAVWSDTESPNIFVVGDDRQLIYGFGGASLSYFENFKTSFGKAKLITLLENYRSTGTILKLADNLLSSSLAEGSLRSNLKESHDVSLLEYTYPRDEIIAAGLYFQEKIKNGRDPRECALLLPKNHNVKTAIGTLRSMGLPVSGGGNESLFSSSKFRELKTVLSVVSDPNNHVSLSRSVLSSISSIDRMQAFEFLKKFKGKDFSVSDLTGSSKEDGLFAGQNQVALFGEKLKDYIEKSSQKNLVQLISYIGEDLLVKKSNGQGDLYQNVEILRTLIHLGEIRMQKNENETLEEFVDYLSKIESYGMDIPIATLLSSGGISVMTLHRSKGLEFEDVWIAHMDDRSVMSSKKEAFSLPLSIKEKIERKDKDTAKREIYVAITRAKKHCTLSYPRHDIRGGDLELSEVIREIEDGHFVMKSAEETEKEILKAGPDIYIKDNEILEDKNEKEELTSFVKDQYDNINVTVSMLNNFFECPWKWYFRNFLKLPEEKNESLVFGSAVHAGIEEVIKNPKSKNEDIEKVINESIRKEFFKEDKRLSKEALEVVKNWKEKSLPDLSSDRQSERSVSFSDKDFSGLNMYGKLDLTERFSDGSIFVTDFKTGKPKPASQIEKMDDENRLSDYMRQLAMYSYLIEGSEKKEVALSKLYFLEAQDGDKNMIYQKHIGQEELDLLKRDIKDYRDLLESRSWTDRKCNNTGFGRGDCEYCSLAKEIYKKSF